From one Deltaproteobacteria bacterium genomic stretch:
- the ribD gene encoding bifunctional diaminohydroxyphosphoribosylaminopyrimidine deaminase/5-amino-6-(5-phosphoribosylamino)uracil reductase RibD translates to MGEALRLARRGLGATSPNPAVGCVIVSDGRVVGCGWHRRAGSEHAEAAALRAAGPLARGSDVYVTLEPCRHHGRTPPCAAALIEAGVRRVFVGTLDPNPRVNGAGAAELRRAGVEVVTGVREAECLRLNEAYNKHITTGLPFVTLKLACSLDGRTATSAGESRWITGTAARRLVHRMRARSDAVMVGAGTVLKDDPELTVRHVKGRAPLRVIVDEGLSLGLESRLVRSASPSAPVTVFTVAGAGGGKAAALAGRGVEVVEAGAGAGGLVDLNAVLAELGRRDVTSVLVEGGSTLAASLVRSGLADRLVLFFAPMLIGGEGLAAFGPLAVTALGEAPRLRELTARRVGGDVLVEGLFEGAAVPGGPVGG, encoded by the coding sequence ATGGGGGAGGCCCTGCGGCTTGCCCGCAGGGGGCTGGGCGCCACGAGTCCCAACCCGGCGGTGGGCTGCGTAATCGTCAGCGACGGTCGGGTCGTGGGCTGCGGCTGGCACAGGCGCGCCGGCAGCGAGCACGCCGAGGCGGCGGCCCTCAGGGCCGCGGGCCCTCTTGCCCGGGGCTCGGACGTGTACGTCACCCTCGAGCCGTGCCGCCACCACGGCAGGACCCCGCCGTGCGCGGCGGCGCTCATCGAGGCCGGTGTGAGGCGTGTATTCGTGGGCACGCTCGATCCCAACCCCCGCGTAAACGGCGCGGGAGCGGCGGAGCTCCGCCGCGCCGGCGTAGAGGTGGTGACGGGCGTGAGGGAAGCCGAATGCCTGCGGCTCAACGAGGCCTACAACAAGCACATCACCACCGGTCTTCCCTTCGTAACGCTCAAGCTCGCCTGCTCGCTCGACGGCAGGACGGCCACGTCGGCGGGGGAGTCGCGGTGGATAACGGGGACGGCCGCGAGGCGGCTCGTGCACAGGATGCGCGCCCGTTCCGACGCCGTCATGGTGGGGGCCGGCACGGTCCTCAAGGACGACCCCGAGCTCACCGTAAGGCACGTGAAGGGGCGTGCGCCGCTGCGCGTAATCGTAGACGAGGGGCTGTCGCTGGGGCTTGAAAGCAGGCTCGTGCGTTCGGCCTCCCCCTCGGCCCCGGTGACGGTCTTCACCGTCGCCGGGGCCGGTGGAGGGAAGGCCGCGGCCCTTGCCGGGCGCGGCGTGGAGGTAGTCGAGGCGGGGGCCGGGGCCGGCGGGCTCGTAGACCTGAACGCCGTGCTCGCCGAACTCGGACGCCGCGACGTGACGAGCGTTCTCGTCGAGGGGGGCTCCACGCTCGCCGCCTCCCTCGTCCGCTCCGGCCTCGCGGACAGGCTCGTGCTCTTCTTCGCGCCCATGCTCATAGGCGGCGAAGGGCTCGCCGCCTTCGGCCCACTCGCCGTCACCGCCCTCGGAGAGGCGCCGAGACTGCGGGAGCTCACGGCGAGGCGCGTGGGCGGGGACGTGCTCGTCGAGGGACTTTTCGAGGGGGCCGCCGTGCCCGGCGGCCCGGTCGGAGGGTGA
- the nrdR gene encoding transcriptional repressor NrdR, whose protein sequence is MKCPFCGHIEDKVIDSRLSQDGDATRRRRECLRCSKRFTTYERVEELLPHVIKKDGTRELFDRTKILKGLRKACEKRPVAMDAVEEAIDRVEMRFVGSGEREVSSAAIGEAVMEELRGLDEVAYVRFASVYREFRDINEFMRELKDLLDGGNRGGGS, encoded by the coding sequence ATGAAGTGCCCTTTCTGCGGCCACATAGAGGACAAGGTCATAGATTCGAGGCTCTCGCAGGACGGCGACGCCACGAGGCGCAGGCGCGAGTGTCTGCGGTGCTCGAAGAGGTTCACCACCTATGAGCGTGTCGAGGAGCTGCTGCCCCACGTGATAAAGAAGGACGGGACAAGGGAGCTCTTCGACAGGACCAAGATACTGAAGGGGCTTAGGAAGGCGTGCGAGAAGCGCCCCGTGGCCATGGACGCCGTAGAGGAGGCCATCGACCGGGTGGAGATGCGCTTTGTCGGGAGCGGCGAACGCGAGGTCTCGAGCGCGGCCATAGGCGAGGCGGTCATGGAGGAGCTGCGCGGGCTTGACGAGGTGGCCTACGTGCGTTTCGCCTCGGTCTACCGGGAGTTCCGGGACATAAACGAGTTCATGCGCGAGCTAAAGGACCTTCTCGACGGCGGGAACAGGGGCGGAGGGAGTTGA